A single window of Terriglobia bacterium DNA harbors:
- a CDS encoding peptidoglycan-binding protein → MRRRGGPPPGGSSSGRTRSPRPSPAPPRREPKTQARVIAFQKQAKLAPDGIVGPKTTKSLVASVLADN, encoded by the coding sequence ATTCGCCGTCGAGGAGGGCCGCCACCGGGAGGATCTTCTTCCGGTCGAACGCGATCGCCTCGACCATCTCCAGCGCCGCCCAGGCGGGAGCCGAAGACACAGGCACGAGTCATCGCTTTCCAAAAGCAGGCAAAGCTGGCGCCCGATGGGATTGTGGGTCCGAAGACAACAAAGTCTCTCGTGGCCTCGGTCCTCGCAGACAAC